A genomic region of Gossypium hirsutum isolate 1008001.06 chromosome D01, Gossypium_hirsutum_v2.1, whole genome shotgun sequence contains the following coding sequences:
- the LOC107891566 gene encoding sulfoquinovosyl transferase SQD2 codes for MSSSLSINPHLSSHPLFVYPSSSSNSCSSSNLILPNSIKVLPFSSFSKTPISLNGKKRCFSQSLRLKTERKRRVTVVKASELSVAEVKEDDGEDENPPLIDSENNSKPRRIALFVEPSPFSYVSGYKNRFQNFIKYLREMGDEVMVVTTHEGVPTEFYGAKLIGSRSFPCPWYQKVPLSLALSPRIISEVARFKPDIIHASSPGIMVFGALIIAKLLCVPIVMSYHTHVPVYIPRYTFSWLVKPMWLVLKFLHRAADLTLVPSVAIAKDLRAARVTAANKIRLWNKGVDSESFHPGYRSHEMRLRLSNGEPERPLIIHVGRLGVEKSLDFLKSVMDRLPEARIAFIGDGPYREDLEKLFSGMPVVFTGTLQGEELSQAYASGDVFVMPSESETLGLVVLEAMSSGIPVVGARAGGIPDIIPADQEGKTGFLFNPGDLDDCLSKLEPLLQNKEMRETIGKAARQEMEKYDWRAATKKIRNEQYNTAIWFWRKKRAQLLRPLQWLAKRVFPSPKISHR; via the exons ATGTCTTCTTCTTTGTCCATAAACCCTCATCTCTCTTCTCATCCTTTATTTGTATACCCTTCAAGTTCAAGCAATTCTTGTTCTTCTTCTAATTTAATCCTTCCCAATTCTATTAAAGTTTTGCCCTTCTCTTCATTTTCAAAAACACCCATTAGCTTGAATGGCAAAAAAAGATGCTTTTCTCAGTCACTGAGATTGAAAACTGAGAGAAAAAGAAGGGTAACTGTTGTTAAAGCAAGTGAATTGAGTGTTGCAGAGGTGAAAGAAGATGATGGAGAAGATGAAAATCCTCCTTTGATTGATTCTGAAAACAATTCAAAGCCACGTCGTATTGCACTTTTTGTCGAGCCTTCTCCTTTCTC GTATGTATCAGGGTATAAAAACAGGTTCcagaattttataaaatatttaagggaAATGGGAGATGAG GTAATGGTTGTAACAACACATGAAGGGGTCCCGACGGAGTTCTACGGAGCAAAGTTGATTGGATCAAGAAG TTTCCCGTGCCCTTGGTACCAGAAAGTGCCTCTTTCCTTGGCACTCAGTCCAAGAATAATTTCAGAAGTTGCACGGTTTAAGCCTGATATAATACACGCATCTTCACCCGGGATCATG GTTTTCGGTGCTCTCATTATAGCAAAACTACTATGTGTACCCATAGTAATGTCTTACCACACCCATGTTCCAGT GTATATCCCGAGGTACACTTTTAGTTGGTTGGTGAAACCTATGTGGTTGGTATTAA AATTTCTTCATAGAGCAGCCGATCTTACACTGGTTCCATCAGTTGCAATTGCAAAGGATCTCCGAGCAGCTAGGGTAACTGCTG CTAATAAGATTCGGCTTTGGAACAAGGGTGTTGATTCCGAAAGCTTCCACCCTGGATATCGTTCTCATGAAATGCGGTTAAGACTAAG CAATGGTGAACCGGAGAGACCATTGATAATTCATGTCGGGCGTCTTGGAGTCGAGAAGAGTTTGGATTTCCTCAAAAG TGTAATGGATAGACTTCCCGAAGCTAGAATTGCTTTTATTGGTGATGGACCGTACAG GGAAGATCTTGAGAAGTTGTTTTCAGGCATGCCAGTGGTTTTTACCGGAACGTTACAAGGCGAAGAGCTCTCTCAAGCATATGCAAGTGGGGACGTATTTGTCATGCCCTCAGAATCCGAGACACTTGGACTTGTTGTTTTGGAGGCTATGTCTTCAGGAATCCCAGTGGTGGGTGCTCGTGCAGGGGGGATCCCTGATATAATTCCGGCAGACCAGGAAGGCAAAACCGGTTTTCTCTTTAACCCTGGAGATCTTGATGATTGCTTGAGCAAACTGGAGCCATTGTTACAGAATAAGGAGATGAGAGAAACCATTGGCAAAGCTGCACGTCAAGAAATGGAAAAGTACGATTGGAGAGCAGCGACTAAGAAGATACGGAACGAACAGTACAACACCGCTATTTGGTTTTGGCGGAAGAAGAGAGCACAACTACTGAGACCTCTACAATGGCTAGCAAAACGAGTTTTCCCCTCCCCGAAAATCAGCCATAGGTGA
- the LOC107892907 gene encoding josephin-like protein: MLRRTTIKQVISSPDDDESPKTLLKHGGSGKRRGKRRRVVVVAMFTLRLVKRSFSPARLLRRLGDRVARALRLVSIRRKSLRKVSSSNLPRSRSLAESIDSHRAEAIEDCIEFLNSSSSLSRSNSVSTCSC; encoded by the coding sequence ATGTTGAGAAGAACGACAATCAAGCAAGTGATTTCCAGTCCCGATGATGATGAGAGCCCAAAGACGTTACTAAAACATGGGGGAAGTGGCAAAAGAAGAGGTAAAAGAAGAAGGGTTGTCGTTGTCGCGATGTTTACGTTAAGGCTTGTTAAAAGATCCTTTTCACCGGCAAGATTGTTGAGGCGTCTTGGAGATAGAGTCGCGAGGGCTTTACGGTTGGTGTCGATTAGAAGGAAGTCTTTGCGTAAGGTTTCTTCTTCAAATCTTCCCAGGTCACGGTCATTGGCCGAATCTATCGACTCCCATCGTGCTGAAGCCATAGAAGATTGCATCGAGTTCTTGAATTCTTCTTCGTCTTTGTCAAGATCGAACTCAGTTTCCACATGTTCTTGCTAG